TTACGATAATATTCTGCCCCATGTATTTTGCATAAGTCTTGAGGTAGAAAAGTTGGCAAATCCCCAGCATTTGAAAGAAGTCTATCATACTCTCCATTTTTTTGACATGTCTGCCAGAGCTCTGCTGGACTTAAATATCCATTTTCTCCTGTTAATGATACTATTGTTTCAATACCGAAAATATCAAAAGCCTCTTTGGTTTCAATCCTGTAATCCATTTCTTTATCTCCTTTAATTGAAATTTGAAAGGAAATTTTAGGAAAGGCTTTCAATTTTACACCATCTTGTTTAGATTGGGTTGGAGTTAATCCATGAAGTGCTTTAAAAGTTCTTGCAAAAGATGTTGCGGAATCATATCCATATTTTATAGCTACATCAATTACTTTACTGTTGGAATTTTGTAATTCCAATGCCGCTTGTGTCATTCTTCTTCGTCTAATATATTCAGCCAATGAAATATCAGTTATGAATGCAAACATACGTTGGAAATTATAAGATGAACAGCAAGCTCTCATAGCAACTTCATTGAAATTTATATCTTGTGTTAAGTTTTCTTCAATGTAATCAATTGCCAAATTCATTTTTGTTAGCCAATCCATATTAATCCCTCCTCAATTAAAGAATATTATATATAAAATTTTAATTAGCAACTTTTTATGCACAATTTTGTTTACTTGCTAAAACTTAGTTAAATGAAATTCATTTGTTAAA
The window above is part of the Vallitalea guaymasensis genome. Proteins encoded here:
- a CDS encoding AraC family transcriptional regulator produces the protein MDWLTKMNLAIDYIEENLTQDINFNEVAMRACCSSYNFQRMFAFITDISLAEYIRRRRMTQAALELQNSNSKVIDVAIKYGYDSATSFARTFKALHGLTPTQSKQDGVKLKAFPKISFQISIKGDKEMDYRIETKEAFDIFGIETIVSLTGENGYLSPAELWQTCQKNGEYDRLLSNAGDLPTFLPQDLCKIHGAEYYRKTEENTFPYMLCSFVSKSSNTKGYKTIHIPAQTYVVLESPKFKWGDEFFKVLTTLQKRFYSEWLPTANYERADSANFEIYGGTEKYGYIELWYPIIKK